In Nicotiana tabacum cultivar K326 chromosome 17, ASM71507v2, whole genome shotgun sequence, one DNA window encodes the following:
- the LOC107811807 gene encoding mitochondrial phosphate carrier protein 3, mitochondrial, giving the protein MENSRRQSLLPSFLYTPSSFSSFTPKTFAVPENTASVLPAAQPSSTNKSFVIPAPSEPGKIEMYSPQFYAACTFGGILSCGLTHMAVTPLDLVKCNMQIDPAKYKSISSGFGVLLKEQGAKGFFRGWVPTLLGYSAQGACKFGFYEFFKKYYSDLAGAENAAKYKTLIYLAGSASAEVIADIALCPFEAVKVRVQTQPGFARGLSDGLPKFVRSEGTMGLYKGLVPLWGRQIPYTMMKFASFETIVELIYKHAVPKPKNECSKSMQLGISFAGGYIAGVFCAIVSHPADNLVSFLNNAKGATVGDAVKKIGVVGLFTRGLPLRIVMIGTLTGAQWGIYDAFKVFVGLPTTGGVAPAAPAASEVAKV; this is encoded by the exons ATGGAAAACTCACGCCGTCAGTCTCTTCTTCCAAGCTTCCTCTACACTCCATCTTCGTTTTCTTCTTTCACTCCCAAAACCTTTGCTGTTCCCGAGAACACCGCCAGCGTGTTGCCCGCTGCACAGCCGTCGTCCACCAACAAGAGCTTCGTGATTCCTGCACCTAGCGAACCTGGAAAGATTGAGATGTACTCGCCGCAGTTCTATGCTGCCTGTACCTTCGGTGGTATCCTCAGCTGTGGTCTCACTCACATGGCTGTCACTCCTCTTGATCTCGTCAAATGTAACATGCAG ATTGACCCCGCGAAATACAAGAGCATATCATCTGGATTTGGAGTGCTGCTTAAGGAGCAAGGTGCTAAGGGCTTCTTCAGGGGATGGGTTCCTACTCTTTTGGGTTACAGTGCTCAGGGTGCATGCAAGTTCGGATTCTATGAATTCTTCAAGAAGTACTACTCTGACCTTGCTGGAGCAGAAAATGCTGCAAAGTACAAAACTCTGATATACCTTGCTGGTTCTGCATCTGCAGAAGTGATTGCAGACATTGCTCTTTGCCCATTTGAAGCTGTAAAAGTCCGTGTTCAGACACAGCCTGGTTTTGCTAGGGGATTGTCAGATGGATTACCGAAATTTGTAAGATCTGAAGGAACCATGGG CCTGTACAAAGGTTTGGTTCCTCTTTGGGGACGTCAGATTCCAT ATACAATGATGAAGTTTGCGTCCTTTGAGACTATTGTGGAGTTGATCTACAAGCATGCAGTCCCAAAGCCTAAAAATGAGTGCAGCAAATCTATGCAACTTGGTATTAGCTTTGCTGGTGGATATATTGCCGGTGTCTTCTGTGCTATTGTATCCCATCCTGCTGACAATCTTGTTTCATTCCTCAACAATGCCAAGGGTGCAACTGTTGGTGAT GCCGTGAAGAAGATAGGAGTAGTGGGTCTCTTTACCCGTGGGCTACCTCTGCGTATTGTCATGATTGGAACTCTTACTGGTGCACAATGGGGAATCTATGATGCTTTCAAGGTTTTTGTTGGGCT GCCAACAACTGGAGGAGTTGCTCCTGCTGCACCTGCTGCCTCTGAGGTTGCAAAGGTGTAG
- the LOC107811802 gene encoding B3 domain-containing transcription factor FUS3-like, whose translation MAMTEAYGVVADGNAALVANTMNGVFEATTPTLNLNAQPHQTTKRSRSQRRRRSSINFASLLDFPSFLPHVPPPPPMPVARALEPTGFRFLFDKQLQNSDVSSLRRIVVPKKAAERYLPTLEIKEGFPITMDDMDGIHVWSFRYRYWPNNSSRMYVLENTGDFVQTHGLRQGDYFALHYNDQKQIYGIEARKAGDGAVFHGYEAEDMILTDYAQAADDGNGVLMNEPELDMSSFYFPAMDNEMGMSFIYDTSFWNEPAFDFVGGPMTYYSTNVFPMPSFGSIEDSFSVDDFY comes from the exons ATGGCGATGACCGAGGCGTATGGAGTGGTGGCAGATGGAAATGCAGCACTTGTTGCCAACACTATGAATGGTGTTTTTGAGGCTACTACTCCTACTCTCAATTTGAACGCTCAGCCTCATCAGACCACGAAAAGAAGTCGAAGCCAGAGGCGTAGGCGTTCTTCTATCAACTTTGCCTCTCTGCTGGATTTCCCATCTTTCCTTCCCCACGTGCCACCTCCTCCTCCTATGCCTGTCGCACGT GCACTTGAACCAACGGGGTTCAGATTTCTCTTTGACAAGCAGCTTCAGAACAGTGATGTTAGCTCCCTAAGGAGAATTGTCGTGCCCAAG AAAGCAGCTGAGCGATATCTTCCAACTCTTGAGATCAAGGAAGGGTTTCCCATAACCATGGATGACATGGATGGCATCCATGTCTGGAGTTTCAGATACAG GTACTGGCCAAATAACAGCAGTCGGATGTATGTGCTTGAAAATACTG GTGACTTTGTCCAAACACATGGATTGCGCCAAGGAGACTATTTTGCCCTCCACTACAATGATCAGAAGCAGATCTAT GGCATCGAAGCAAGGAAAGCTGGAGATGGAGCAGTATTTCATGGTTATGAAGCGGAAGACATGATTTTAACTGATTATGCACAGGCGGCAGATGATGGGAATGGGGTGCTTATGAATGAACCAGAGTTGGATATGTCCAGCTTTTACTTCCCTGCAATGGACAATGAGATGGGCATGTCCTTCATTTATGATACCAGCTTCTGGAACGAGCCTGCCTTCGATTTTGTAGGGGGTCCTATGACCTATTACTCAACTAATGTGTTCCCAATGCCAAGCTTTGGATCCATTGAAGACAGCTTCTCTGTTGATGATTTCTATTAA